The genomic segment CGATGGCGCCCTGGCCAGGACGCAAGGTAAGGTCACTCGCTTTGGCGGTTTTCTGGATTCGGTATTAGACCGGTACGTGGATCTGGGTATCCTGGCCGGCATCGCTTACTACTATGGGAGCAGCGGACAAAAGACGCTCCTTCTCTGGACGCTTATGGCCATGTCTGGAACGGCCCTTATTCCTTACGTTCGGGCCAGGGCGGAGCTGATCATCCCCCGCTGCTCGATTGGTATAGCGGAAAGGCCGGAACGGATAATTATGCTGGCTGCCGGATCCATTTTTAATCTTTTACCATACACCATCGTTATCCTGGCCTTGATTACCCATGTTACAACACTACAGAGGATTATTTTTACCGGAAGGCAGGAGAAAAAATACAGAATACAGGAGACAGGAGTCAGAAGTCGGAAGAAGAGTAATGGGGAATGAGTGATGGGCCGGGAGTAAGGTATTTACTTCGCTCCTTCTTATATGTTAGTATCGATGCAACCCAAGTAGTTTCCATCCGAAACCCCCGGTTTTCTGGATGGAGCGGTCAGCATTCAGCATGAAGCCGGTTCACCGTTCACTGTTGACCGTTTACCGAAAGAAAATGTCGGACAACGGTTAACGGATAACGGATAACAAACATGCTGAAAGCTAAGTAGTCGGCCAACAGCAAAAAGGGGTACAACAGTGAAAGTCAAAAATTGGATGATCAAAAAGGTTATCACTATAGGTAAAGGGGATACGGTTCAGGAGGCCCTGAAGCTTATGAAAAAACATTCTATCCGCCACTTGCCGGTAGTAGAAGAAAACGATAAAAGTTCTATAGTGGGCCTGGTCACGGAAGGGGGCCTGCGTCAGTTCTTTTTCTTGTCGATGGTAGAAAATATCTCGGTACAGGATGCCATGGTTATCAACCCGATAACCATAGAACCCCATGCCAATGTTGAATTGGCGGCCGGCCTGATACATCGCCATAAAATCGGCTGCCTGCCTGTAGTTGAAAAGAAAAAACTGGTGGGCATAGTTACCACTACTGACATCCTCGCCGCCTTTATCGACATGATGGGGCTTTTAAAGTCCAGCTCCCGGATTGACCTGGAATTAAAAGACGAGGAAGGGTCCATAGAAGAAATCTCACACATAGTAAAAGAAAATAACAGCGAGATCATAAGCATAGGCATAGTGAACCAATCTCCCCGGAAAAAGTTGCAGTATATCCGCCTTCAGAAGTGCGACCCGGAGCCGATTGTTAAGTCACTGGAGAGGCACGGCTATAAGGTTGTTTCAGTCATGCGTTAATGATGACGACACTCGCCGACCCCGTTATGAAGGAAGAAAAGATTTTTGAGCCTCCGGTTGAATTCAGGCAAAAGGCGCGCCTAAGGAGTCTGGAAGACTACAAAAAGATGTACGGGCATTCCCTGCGCGACCCGGAAGGCTTCTGGAGCGAGATGGCAGAAGACCTTGCCTGGTTCAGGAAGTGGGACAAGGTCTTTGAGGCCGATTTTAACGAACCCAGGGTAAGCTGGTTTATCGGCGGCAAGCTGAATGCCTCCTATAACTGCCTGGACCGGCACTTAACCTCATCCCGAAGAAATAAGGCGGCCCTCATCTATGAAGGAGAACATGGGCGGGAGCAGACCCTCACTTACCAGCATCTTCATTACCTGGTCTGTAAGTTTGCCAATGTCCTGAAAAAGAAAGGCATCAAAAAGGGTGACCGTATTGCCATATACCTGCCCATGATACCGGAACTGCCCATCAGCATGCTGGCTGCCAGCCGCATTGGCGCTATCCATACGGTTATCTTTGCCGGATTCAGCGCCGAATCCTTACGTGACCGCATCAATGACGAACAGGCCAAACTGCTTATTACCGCAGACGGCTCTTTCCGGGGAGAAAAGGTGATAGAATTAAAAAAGAACGCAGACGCGGCCCTGGCTGAATGTCCTGAGGTCGAATCCTGTATTGTCTGCAGGAGGGCAGGCATCCCCATAGACATGGTTCCAGGCCGGGATAGTCTATGGGATGACGAGATGACGGCGCCGGATATTTCTTCTGTATGCAAGCCCGAGATAATGGATGCAGAGGATCCGCTTTTCATACTTTACACATCAGGGAGCACCGGTAAACCCAAAGGAGTGCTGCATACTACAGGCGGCTATCTCCTCTATGCGCTTGAGACCCTGAAATGGATTTTTGATATTCGTGAAGAAGATACCTTCTGGTGTACAGCGGATATCGGATGGATCACCGGCCATAGTTATATCGTTTATGGACCTTTGGCTGCCGGGGCCACCAGCGTTTTATTCGAAGGAACACCTATCTATCCGGCTCCCAATCGCCTGTGGGAGGTAGTAGAAAAATATAAAGTTAGTGTTTTCTATACCGCACCCACGGTTATCCGGGCCCTGGCCAGAGAGGGAGAATCATGGCCTGAGAAGCATGATCTGAGCAGCCTGCGTCTCCTGGGGAGTGTAGGCGAGGTTATCAATCCGGAGGCCTGGCTCTGGTACCATAGGGTCATCGGCCAGGGGCGCTGCCCCATAGTGGATACCTGGTGGCAAACCGAGACCGGCGGGGCGTTGATTTCGCCCTTCCCCGGGGCTACGCCTCTTAAGCCTGGATCAGCCGTCTTTCCCTTTTTCGGGGTAGATGCCGCGATATTTGATACGGACGGCCGGGAATGTCCGGCAAACAAAGACGGATTCCTTGTTATCAAAAATGCATGGCCGGGTATGATGTACAACGTCTATGGCCACCCGGAGCGATTCAAGGAGACATATTTTTCCCAGTTTCCGGGTGTATATTTCACCGGCGATGGGGCCAGACGGGACGAAGACGGATATTTCTGGATTACAGGCCGCATC from the Desulfovibrionales bacterium genome contains:
- a CDS encoding CDP-alcohol phosphatidyltransferase family protein, with the translated sequence MLSHNLDHRLDRLLSGLLSRIHRMGISPNFLTITSVVVAIPATILFGLGQGLWGGLILLISGLFDILDGALARTQGKVTRFGGFLDSVLDRYVDLGILAGIAYYYGSSGQKTLLLWTLMAMSGTALIPYVRARAELIIPRCSIGIAERPERIIMLAAGSIFNLLPYTIVILALITHVTTLQRIIFTGRQEKKYRIQETGVRSRKKSNGE
- a CDS encoding CBS and ACT domain-containing protein is translated as MKVKNWMIKKVITIGKGDTVQEALKLMKKHSIRHLPVVEENDKSSIVGLVTEGGLRQFFFLSMVENISVQDAMVINPITIEPHANVELAAGLIHRHKIGCLPVVEKKKLVGIVTTTDILAAFIDMMGLLKSSSRIDLELKDEEGSIEEISHIVKENNSEIISIGIVNQSPRKKLQYIRLQKCDPEPIVKSLERHGYKVVSVMR
- the acs gene encoding acetate--CoA ligase, with the protein product MKEEKIFEPPVEFRQKARLRSLEDYKKMYGHSLRDPEGFWSEMAEDLAWFRKWDKVFEADFNEPRVSWFIGGKLNASYNCLDRHLTSSRRNKAALIYEGEHGREQTLTYQHLHYLVCKFANVLKKKGIKKGDRIAIYLPMIPELPISMLAASRIGAIHTVIFAGFSAESLRDRINDEQAKLLITADGSFRGEKVIELKKNADAALAECPEVESCIVCRRAGIPIDMVPGRDSLWDDEMTAPDISSVCKPEIMDAEDPLFILYTSGSTGKPKGVLHTTGGYLLYALETLKWIFDIREEDTFWCTADIGWITGHSYIVYGPLAAGATSVLFEGTPIYPAPNRLWEVVEKYKVSVFYTAPTVIRALAREGESWPEKHDLSSLRLLGSVGEVINPEAWLWYHRVIGQGRCPIVDTWWQTETGGALISPFPGATPLKPGSAVFPFFGVDAAIFDTDGRECPANKDGFLVIKNAWPGMMYNVYGHPERFKETYFSQFPGVYFTGDGARRDEDGYFWITGRIDDVINVSGHRLGTAEIESALVSCPGVAEAAVVGYPHEIKGQAIYAFVILKKGIIRRKNLQSELIKHVRKKIGPIAAPEKIRFVDALPKTRSGKIMRRILKNIAQGKFDQLGDTSTLADPSVIEELIKGQAG